A single genomic interval of Lewinellaceae bacterium harbors:
- a CDS encoding YigZ family protein, with protein sequence MQPGSYQTIGSPASGLYKEKGSKFIAYAYPVSSEEEVKDHLEQLRKEHPKARHYCYAYRINTDGSLYRANDDGEPSATAGKPILGQLLSFEVTDTLIVVVRYFGGTKLGASGLIQAYKTAAQDALTQAEIVTRIVMTPFQIQFPYAVSGEIMQSLARIHASTLAEKYTDRGLIEFELPLAEADKRIHQMKSHLAGFDGMAEDMDQKLVEKGIFLASADKDEGK encoded by the coding sequence ATGCAGCCAGGCTCTTATCAAACCATTGGCAGTCCAGCCTCGGGGCTGTACAAGGAAAAAGGCAGTAAATTTATCGCCTATGCCTATCCGGTATCATCCGAAGAGGAGGTCAAAGATCACCTCGAGCAGTTACGCAAAGAGCATCCCAAAGCGCGCCATTATTGCTATGCCTACCGGATAAATACAGATGGAAGTCTGTACCGGGCTAATGATGACGGTGAACCATCTGCAACAGCGGGCAAGCCGATTCTGGGTCAATTGTTATCTTTCGAGGTGACCGATACCCTGATCGTGGTCGTTCGTTATTTTGGCGGCACCAAACTCGGGGCTTCCGGACTTATTCAAGCCTACAAAACGGCTGCACAAGATGCTCTTACGCAGGCTGAGATTGTTACCCGGATCGTTATGACTCCGTTTCAAATCCAGTTTCCGTATGCTGTATCCGGAGAAATCATGCAGTCCCTCGCAAGAATCCATGCCTCAACCCTTGCTGAAAAATATACCGATCGGGGCCTCATTGAATTTGAATTACCACTGGCAGAAGCAGACAAGCGTATTCACCAGATGAAAAGTCATTTGGCCGGATTTGACGGAATGGCAGAGGATATGGATCAGAAACTCGTTGAAAAAGGGATCTTCCTGGCTTCCGCTGATAAGGATGAAGGTAAATAA
- the nusB gene encoding transcription antitermination factor NusB: MLSRRNIRVKVMQALYALNRDEELTIAQALRAYETSTENSFVLYLFNIYTLLQICRFAKVDAQKRHAKYLPSEEDLKFTDKFYTNALIQSLVKHTQLQKKIKDLHFETRLDQDLIRKMYKDFSNEEVYKAYIQKEVTTEEDHVDILHELYRFIRRSEVFNEMVEDLYATWEDDKSLVVGAVKKTLKALPAASDFLEEYQVQSETYQFGIQLLNRTAQDDTKIQEIFEPTLKNWDVERLALIDTILIKMAIAEFLYFKSIPTKVTLNEYVEVSKQYSTAKSKDFINGILDKVMKQLQDDGLIKKEGRGLLD; encoded by the coding sequence ATGTTAAGTAGAAGAAATATCCGAGTAAAAGTAATGCAGGCGCTCTATGCGCTCAACAGAGACGAAGAACTAACCATCGCGCAGGCATTACGTGCCTACGAGACAAGTACTGAAAATTCGTTCGTTCTGTACCTGTTCAATATCTACACGCTATTGCAGATCTGCCGGTTTGCCAAAGTAGATGCCCAGAAGCGGCATGCAAAGTACCTGCCTTCAGAAGAAGACCTTAAATTCACCGATAAGTTTTATACAAATGCCCTGATTCAGAGCCTGGTAAAACATACCCAGCTGCAGAAGAAGATCAAGGATTTGCATTTCGAAACAAGGTTGGATCAGGATCTCATTCGCAAGATGTACAAAGACTTTTCCAATGAGGAAGTCTACAAAGCCTACATTCAGAAGGAGGTAACAACTGAGGAAGACCATGTAGACATACTCCATGAACTGTACCGGTTCATCCGGAGGAGCGAAGTGTTCAATGAAATGGTAGAAGATCTCTATGCAACCTGGGAAGACGATAAATCCCTTGTGGTCGGTGCCGTTAAAAAAACCTTGAAGGCTTTACCGGCAGCAAGTGATTTTCTGGAAGAATACCAGGTGCAAAGTGAAACGTATCAGTTTGGAATTCAATTGCTCAACCGGACCGCGCAGGACGACACCAAGATCCAGGAGATATTTGAACCCACATTAAAAAATTGGGATGTCGAAAGGTTGGCATTGATAGATACCATACTAATCAAAATGGCGATCGCTGAATTCCTGTATTTCAAGAGCATACCCACGAAAGTGACCTTAAACGAATACGTCGAAGTCTCTAAGCAATACAGTACTGCCAAGAGTAAAGACTTTATCAATGGCATCCTGGACAAGGTAATGAAGCAACTCCAGGATGATGGATTAATTAAGAAGGAGGGCAGGGGACTGCTCGATTAA
- the solA gene encoding N-methyl-L-tryptophan oxidase: MKSFDVIVAGVGSMGAATCYHLAKRDVSVLGLERYQIGHTKGSHLGQSRLIRKAYFEHPDYVPLLIKAYELWNELEGEARTNLYYQTGLLYHGRPDQDLIAGSLRSADLYNIPFEKISRQDQLRDFPAFTLPEDYHTYLEPEAGFLRPEKSIQVMAEIAQARGALIHIDEWMTDFVHSGDGWSVHTNRDIYSCQQLIITAGAWSAQFLSQLQVPLKVTRQVLAWLKKTGGPDCALDHMPCWILADDLHGGSFYGFPELPEQEFGSPDGLKMAHHFPGFEIRPEEKDQKLKNTEKEALDYGLHKYLGAIQGSWSTFQNCMYTMSPDEHFLIDRVPYTDNAWFAAGFSGHGFKFAPVIGEILADLAINGSTSHPVDFLSTSRFS; this comes from the coding sequence ATGAAAAGTTTTGATGTAATTGTTGCAGGAGTCGGTTCTATGGGTGCTGCAACCTGCTATCACCTGGCTAAACGCGATGTATCGGTCCTGGGCTTGGAACGCTACCAGATCGGGCATACCAAAGGGTCTCATCTGGGTCAGTCAAGACTCATTCGCAAAGCGTATTTTGAACATCCGGACTATGTCCCTCTCCTCATCAAAGCATATGAGCTTTGGAACGAGCTCGAAGGAGAAGCACGTACCAACCTGTATTACCAGACCGGGCTACTTTATCATGGCCGGCCTGATCAGGACCTTATCGCGGGAAGCTTAAGATCGGCGGACTTGTATAACATCCCTTTTGAGAAAATCTCCCGGCAGGACCAGTTGCGAGACTTTCCTGCATTTACTCTTCCGGAAGACTACCATACCTATCTTGAACCGGAGGCCGGCTTTCTGCGACCGGAGAAATCAATTCAGGTGATGGCAGAAATTGCCCAGGCCCGGGGCGCTTTAATCCATATTGATGAATGGATGACCGATTTTGTCCATAGCGGTGACGGTTGGTCTGTGCACACCAATCGGGATATCTATTCGTGTCAGCAGTTGATCATCACTGCCGGAGCCTGGTCCGCCCAATTCCTGAGTCAGCTTCAGGTCCCTTTAAAAGTCACCCGACAGGTACTTGCCTGGCTGAAGAAGACAGGTGGCCCAGATTGTGCACTGGATCATATGCCATGCTGGATTCTGGCTGATGATCTGCACGGTGGATCTTTCTATGGATTTCCGGAATTGCCGGAACAGGAATTTGGAAGTCCGGATGGATTAAAGATGGCACACCATTTTCCTGGATTTGAAATTCGTCCAGAAGAGAAAGACCAGAAACTCAAGAATACTGAAAAGGAAGCCCTGGATTATGGCCTGCATAAGTACCTCGGGGCTATTCAGGGTTCCTGGTCCACATTTCAAAATTGCATGTACACCATGTCACCCGATGAACATTTTTTAATCGACCGGGTACCCTACACCGATAACGCCTGGTTTGCCGCCGGATTCAGTGGTCATGGGTTTAAATTTGCACCAGTCATCGGAGAAATACTGGCTGATCTGGCCATCAACGGATCGACTTCCCACCCTGTAGATTTCCTTTCCACATCACGGTTTTCCTGA
- the guaA gene encoding glutamine-hydrolyzing GMP synthase has protein sequence MDQKVLILDFGSQYTQLIARRVREANVYCEIQPYNFTISHPEEWQAIILSGSPYSVQDAEALHVNIDHVLGHTPVLAVCYGAQYIAQQLGGEVKRSQKREYGKAELNILLEDPIFTNLDKNSQVWMSHADTILEIPEGYELLASTDGIPVAAFRGNRHGQPVYGLQFHPEVTHTLQGKQILSNFLYRIAGCKPDWTPDSFIQESVRQIREEVGDQKVIMAISGGVDSTVCAYLVQEAIGDQLTCIFVDNGLLRKNEFTQVLDAYHEHGLQVIGVDARHRFWDGLHGVSDPETKRKIIGKTFIEVFDEEAHKLTGISWLAQGTIYPDVIESLSVHGPSATIKSHHNVGGLPDTLNLKLLEPLRFLFKDEVRQVGLALGVPPSIISRHPFPGPGLSIRILGAITEDKIRLLQEADDIFIRNLKESGWYNQVWQAAVILLNAQSVGVMGDERTYEFVVALRAVNSVDGMTAEWSKLPHELLAKVSNEIINQVKGINRVVYDISTKPPATIEWE, from the coding sequence ATGGATCAGAAGGTTTTGATTTTGGATTTTGGGTCGCAATACACCCAACTCATTGCCCGTAGAGTTCGTGAGGCCAATGTATATTGTGAAATACAGCCCTACAATTTCACCATTTCCCACCCGGAAGAATGGCAGGCCATTATTCTGTCCGGAAGTCCGTATTCGGTTCAGGATGCGGAAGCGCTGCATGTCAATATTGATCATGTTTTGGGTCATACGCCGGTCCTTGCGGTATGTTACGGGGCTCAGTATATTGCTCAGCAATTGGGAGGTGAAGTGAAACGATCCCAAAAAAGGGAATATGGCAAAGCCGAGCTGAATATTCTGCTCGAAGATCCCATTTTTACAAATCTGGACAAAAACAGTCAGGTCTGGATGTCCCATGCTGATACCATTCTGGAGATCCCGGAAGGTTATGAACTCTTGGCCAGTACGGATGGCATACCGGTCGCTGCTTTCAGGGGCAACCGTCACGGACAGCCCGTCTATGGGTTGCAGTTCCACCCTGAGGTGACCCATACCCTTCAGGGGAAGCAGATCCTGAGCAATTTCCTCTACCGTATTGCCGGATGTAAGCCGGATTGGACACCGGATTCTTTTATCCAGGAGAGCGTGCGTCAGATCAGAGAGGAAGTAGGAGACCAGAAAGTGATCATGGCCATATCGGGTGGAGTCGATTCGACGGTGTGTGCCTATCTGGTACAGGAGGCGATCGGAGATCAGCTTACCTGCATCTTCGTCGATAACGGATTGCTCAGAAAGAACGAATTTACCCAGGTCCTGGATGCCTACCATGAACATGGCTTACAAGTCATTGGAGTTGATGCCCGTCACCGGTTTTGGGATGGGTTGCACGGAGTTTCGGATCCGGAAACCAAACGCAAGATCATCGGAAAGACCTTTATAGAAGTGTTTGACGAAGAAGCTCATAAGCTGACCGGTATCAGCTGGTTGGCTCAGGGTACCATCTATCCTGACGTCATCGAAAGCTTATCCGTACATGGGCCAAGCGCTACCATCAAGTCGCATCACAATGTGGGTGGATTGCCGGATACACTGAATCTGAAACTGCTGGAACCCCTGCGGTTTCTGTTTAAGGACGAAGTAAGACAAGTTGGTCTGGCACTGGGCGTTCCCCCCTCCATCATCAGCCGTCATCCATTTCCGGGTCCCGGATTGAGTATACGTATCCTGGGAGCGATTACAGAAGATAAGATCAGGTTATTGCAGGAGGCAGATGACATTTTCATTCGAAACCTGAAGGAAAGTGGATGGTATAACCAGGTATGGCAGGCGGCTGTGATCCTGCTGAATGCCCAGTCAGTAGGTGTCATGGGTGATGAGCGTACCTATGAGTTTGTTGTTGCTCTGCGCGCTGTCAATTCTGTCGATGGTATGACCGCCGAATGGAGTAAATTGCCCCATGAACTCCTGGCTAAAGTGAGTAATGAAATCATTAATCAGGTAAAAGGGATAAATCGAGTGGTCTATGACATCAGCACGAAACCGCCGGCTACCATTGAATGGGAGTAA
- a CDS encoding DUF1599 domain-containing protein, whose protein sequence is MNQTLAAFDAVILECQDIFVKKTKDYGTAWRILRPASLTDQIFIKAKRIRNLQSNLEQKVDEGMDVEFVGIINYALMALIQLKHPPQDPDYKVDPEQAMQWYREEASEIKTLLERKNHDYGEAWRDMRVASMTDLILMKLLRIKEIEDNAGFTLISEGLDANYQDIINYAVFCLIKLKEHDI, encoded by the coding sequence GTGAACCAAACGCTTGCCGCTTTCGATGCAGTCATACTGGAATGCCAGGATATCTTTGTCAAAAAGACCAAGGATTATGGCACTGCCTGGCGAATCTTGCGGCCGGCCTCGCTCACCGATCAGATTTTCATCAAAGCAAAGCGCATCCGTAATTTACAATCAAATCTGGAGCAAAAAGTTGACGAAGGAATGGATGTTGAGTTTGTCGGGATCATCAATTATGCCCTGATGGCATTGATCCAGCTTAAACATCCCCCACAGGATCCGGATTATAAGGTGGATCCGGAGCAAGCCATGCAATGGTACCGGGAAGAAGCTTCCGAAATCAAAACCTTGCTGGAACGAAAAAATCATGATTACGGAGAAGCCTGGCGAGATATGCGTGTCGCCTCAATGACCGACTTGATATTAATGAAACTACTCCGCATCAAAGAAATCGAAGACAATGCGGGTTTTACCCTGATCAGCGAAGGCCTGGATGCCAACTATCAGGATATTATCAACTACGCAGTCTTTTGTTTGATTAAGCTTAAAGAACACGACATATGA
- a CDS encoding PKD domain-containing protein, with translation MVKLRSIPLLAFLFVSWSMVAQVTADFSANVRSGCLFLQSAFEDLSTSSAGKIVSWEWQIGNSTVSVQNPSRIFGQPGRYRVCLTVTDDKGNSDTKCVDDFIIVYEGITPAFTISDSLICKGDRITITDGSFSPNGAIVEWVWELAGDIGSARETTSQNYVNQYNVPGTFDLALTIKDDKGCTESYNLKKGVKVIGSAQVQVKPAVAVFCTVPHTTTFALTKFDSTASYYWDFDNGQSYQGITPPAITFSEARSYNIRIAASNTIGCSDTTEFKSLVHPEHIVKVQASDTQGCAPYTVHFTDRSELLADSLYWDFGDGMTTNHPNVDHIFLQGGEYHVKLYRRVNGCWLPNEKDLVIHVRNQPSAQFTLDETKGCAFPFVIRPKNTSSAGLDYTWLINDTAVATDFSPILTLDHAKTFDLKLIVQDSFGCRDTAIAGPIELYDWHAAVSDSIIGCAPIAAHLEDLTQGLDPAVKWKWEITGDTSFTRTSRTVDWNVRHDGTYDIKLVVENSIGCIDSIFLPGYVRGGTLPNVDFLITPDTICVGDTVFIKDLSDTRVNGWLWTFSDGQESENQNPVIVFKDPGNMGVTLSASYNGCVNSRAKPKGVVVQDPKADFAFRFDCGDGQIHFINKSIGYDSVFWDFGIPNRIDDTSSAVNPVVLFPSGKTYYVELQVFNDRSTCSDHKRIPIYVGDPLVRFDMPRDSGCVPYNLIIRNQSTDLKEIVVEADGAGNVDVNPNRILVPYRKPGIFPPVKAFIQDRNGCRDTLVLSDSIRINQVQAKLQIDQTEICLQDTFRFQDESNSYSSLITSRRWWIDQVQTPGIDSAWVPQVAGPHTLSLATEDAWGCMDSVSVVLQVNQVQGSFILDTLSCSARAVDFQASTMVNPVTVTWDLGNGETRTDPSFSYAYPDSGTYVVRLHLEDTIGCAGEYLDTIRIEHPVASFVLDTNYYYCPPYEMQLYNYSGGATEYTWSFGDKTSDSKAFEPKHIYTKPGNYSISLIADLIPGCSDTMELTNALTVGGPTGSAHTTIDSTCAPTHVRFDLQLDDQYDVFWDVGVGTIDSTSGVRDSFTIDYTYMNAGIYTPSVLIRDTFGCLLPFVTKPIPVNELSIDIEIPVVDFCDSLNPVVKLFNLSYSNHQIKDFRWELIHPDTTIVTNAFEASFYLGKVGRYDVQVTAEDGFCRDTLFLPGYLKVGPKPVNHWLLPDTVACAPYDLQVLNQTVLPEGFIDSTLWILNGDTISYRRNLNQQLPFGQYDLQMVNVSNAGCRDTIAGSILLKESAEVQLANEIHLCYRDSILLQDTLWDPLNQYVWQLPDGTQCLDCDSIWYAPSVDGPVFLQVTNPNDCVTRDSVLVYFGKDSIPLFSIQGDTVICPDEITQLTLSRVYPDHHIQWDSLAAGLNCYVDCFNPVLAPAVSNWYSVQVTSDFGCTAKDSIHVTVLPRTSGILGPDLQICQGDTVTLHVLKGQSPYWHISDQLSCSYCYDPVAMPDSTRTYIAGITDSLGCNALDTIVVQVLRLDALEVTPDTVICKGAQVTLAGTGPFPVIWIPGPDVVGQGNGTLTVAPVQNSFYHYSISTGSCTLSDSVQVQVADRVPISLEGDTVCAGDTAVVHIIGNTDNIVWPGFVHDLGDGYGWFVATHDTDIPVTGQVTGCLDSTVLAQVLVNDLPDPGYPEAVLWLQDAVPLPPLVVEPYWSYQWSPPEGLSCLDCASPLANPGGERIYTVTVTDNLNGCVNTINIRVGEVTSCGENLVDVPNAFSPNGDGNNDVLYLYTELPTINSFEIFNRWGSRLFATADKFTGWDGRLGGNLQPSGVYAFRVTYFCPALQREVTVVGDVTLIR, from the coding sequence ATGGTAAAGTTACGTAGTATTCCCTTATTGGCATTTTTGTTTGTTTCCTGGAGCATGGTTGCCCAGGTCACAGCCGATTTTAGTGCCAACGTACGTAGCGGGTGCCTTTTTCTTCAATCCGCCTTCGAAGACTTATCGACCAGTTCTGCCGGTAAAATTGTCAGCTGGGAATGGCAAATCGGCAATTCCACGGTTAGCGTACAAAATCCCTCACGAATTTTTGGGCAGCCGGGCAGATACCGGGTTTGTCTGACCGTGACCGACGATAAAGGCAATTCCGACACCAAATGCGTAGACGATTTCATTATCGTTTATGAGGGGATTACACCCGCCTTCACCATTAGTGATTCGCTCATCTGTAAAGGAGACCGGATAACCATCACGGACGGCAGCTTTTCACCGAATGGCGCTATTGTGGAATGGGTGTGGGAACTGGCAGGGGATATCGGAAGTGCCAGGGAAACCACTTCTCAGAATTATGTCAACCAATACAATGTCCCGGGTACCTTCGACCTGGCCCTGACGATAAAAGACGACAAAGGATGTACGGAGTCCTATAACCTCAAAAAAGGAGTTAAGGTGATCGGATCTGCCCAGGTCCAGGTAAAACCGGCTGTTGCGGTATTTTGCACCGTGCCTCATACGACTACCTTTGCTTTGACCAAATTTGATAGCACCGCTTCCTATTACTGGGATTTTGATAATGGGCAGTCTTACCAGGGAATTACACCCCCGGCTATAACTTTTTCCGAAGCGAGATCTTACAATATCAGGATCGCCGCTTCGAATACCATCGGATGCTCGGATACTACCGAATTTAAGAGTCTGGTTCATCCGGAACACATTGTTAAAGTGCAGGCATCGGATACTCAGGGTTGTGCTCCCTATACCGTTCATTTTACCGACCGGTCTGAGTTACTGGCTGATAGTTTGTACTGGGATTTTGGGGATGGGATGACGACAAACCATCCCAATGTGGATCATATATTTTTGCAGGGAGGAGAATATCATGTGAAATTGTACCGCCGGGTGAACGGATGCTGGTTGCCCAATGAAAAAGACCTGGTGATCCATGTCCGGAACCAGCCATCAGCACAATTTACGCTCGATGAGACTAAAGGGTGTGCCTTTCCATTTGTTATCCGGCCAAAAAATACCTCATCTGCCGGCCTTGATTATACCTGGTTGATCAACGATACTGCAGTGGCTACGGATTTCAGCCCTATTCTCACGCTGGATCATGCTAAAACCTTTGACCTGAAACTTATTGTTCAGGATTCTTTCGGATGTAGGGATACCGCAATAGCCGGTCCGATAGAACTCTATGACTGGCATGCTGCCGTGTCAGACAGCATCATCGGATGCGCACCCATAGCAGCGCATCTGGAAGATTTGACCCAGGGCCTGGACCCCGCAGTAAAGTGGAAATGGGAAATTACCGGCGATACATCATTTACCAGGACTTCCCGCACTGTAGACTGGAATGTCCGTCATGATGGGACATACGACATCAAATTGGTCGTGGAAAACAGCATTGGCTGCATTGACTCCATTTTCCTTCCTGGGTATGTACGTGGAGGCACTTTACCCAATGTAGATTTCCTCATCACACCGGATACCATTTGTGTGGGAGATACGGTCTTCATCAAAGATCTTTCAGATACGCGGGTTAACGGATGGTTGTGGACCTTTTCTGACGGCCAGGAATCAGAAAATCAGAACCCGGTAATCGTATTCAAGGATCCGGGTAATATGGGAGTCACCTTAAGCGCAAGCTATAATGGTTGCGTCAATTCACGGGCAAAACCCAAAGGTGTTGTGGTGCAGGACCCAAAAGCAGATTTTGCCTTCCGTTTCGATTGTGGAGATGGACAGATCCATTTTATAAATAAGTCTATAGGATACGACTCTGTTTTCTGGGATTTTGGGATTCCGAATCGCATCGACGATACGTCATCAGCGGTCAATCCAGTTGTCCTGTTTCCCAGTGGTAAGACCTACTACGTGGAACTCCAGGTTTTCAACGACCGCTCTACGTGTTCTGATCACAAGCGGATTCCGATCTATGTAGGTGATCCATTGGTCCGGTTCGATATGCCGAGGGACAGCGGTTGTGTTCCCTACAATCTGATCATCCGCAACCAGAGCACGGACCTAAAAGAAATTGTTGTTGAGGCAGATGGTGCCGGTAATGTGGATGTCAACCCCAACCGGATTTTGGTCCCTTACCGGAAACCAGGCATATTTCCACCCGTCAAAGCCTTTATCCAGGACCGGAATGGTTGCCGGGATACCCTGGTATTGTCAGATAGTATCAGGATCAATCAGGTCCAGGCGAAACTTCAGATTGATCAAACCGAGATCTGTCTTCAGGATACCTTCAGGTTTCAGGACGAGAGCAACTCCTATTCTTCGTTGATCACTTCCAGACGATGGTGGATCGATCAGGTCCAAACGCCCGGTATTGATTCCGCGTGGGTACCACAAGTGGCAGGTCCACATACATTATCTCTCGCCACGGAAGATGCCTGGGGCTGCATGGATTCGGTCAGTGTTGTTCTTCAGGTTAATCAGGTTCAGGGATCTTTTATTCTGGATACCTTGTCCTGTTCGGCAAGAGCTGTCGACTTCCAGGCATCGACCATGGTCAATCCTGTCACGGTGACGTGGGATTTGGGTAATGGAGAGACCCGGACCGATCCTTCTTTTTCTTATGCCTATCCGGATTCAGGAACTTATGTGGTGCGCCTTCATCTGGAAGATACCATCGGATGTGCCGGGGAATATCTGGATACAATACGCATTGAACATCCGGTGGCTTCCTTTGTACTGGATACCAATTATTACTATTGCCCTCCATATGAAATGCAACTGTACAATTATTCAGGCGGGGCCACGGAATATACCTGGTCCTTTGGCGATAAGACCAGTGACTCCAAAGCATTTGAGCCCAAGCATATCTACACCAAACCGGGCAATTATTCCATCAGCCTCATTGCCGATCTTATTCCGGGATGCAGCGATACCATGGAACTCACCAATGCCTTAACCGTGGGCGGACCTACCGGGTCGGCACATACAACCATTGATTCTACCTGTGCCCCAACCCATGTGCGGTTTGATCTGCAATTGGATGATCAGTATGATGTATTCTGGGATGTAGGGGTGGGAACGATCGATTCAACAAGTGGGGTACGTGATTCCTTTACGATTGACTACACGTACATGAACGCCGGTATTTATACACCGTCCGTGTTGATCCGTGATACGTTTGGTTGCTTGCTGCCCTTTGTTACCAAACCTATTCCGGTGAATGAGTTGTCCATCGACATCGAAATTCCGGTCGTTGATTTTTGCGATTCCCTTAATCCGGTCGTCAAGTTATTTAACCTGAGCTATTCGAATCACCAGATCAAAGATTTCCGCTGGGAACTGATCCATCCGGATACCACCATCGTAACGAATGCATTTGAAGCATCTTTTTATCTGGGCAAGGTGGGACGGTACGATGTGCAGGTCACCGCAGAAGATGGATTCTGCAGGGATACCCTATTTCTGCCGGGGTACCTCAAAGTAGGACCAAAACCGGTCAATCACTGGCTGTTGCCGGATACGGTGGCTTGTGCGCCTTATGATCTGCAGGTTCTGAATCAAACAGTCCTGCCTGAAGGATTTATAGATAGTACATTATGGATCTTAAACGGGGATACTATCAGTTACCGGCGCAACCTGAATCAGCAATTACCTTTTGGTCAGTATGATCTGCAAATGGTGAATGTTTCGAATGCCGGATGCCGGGATACCATTGCAGGATCGATCCTGCTCAAGGAATCTGCAGAAGTTCAACTTGCCAATGAGATTCATTTATGTTACCGGGACTCGATTCTGTTGCAGGATACATTATGGGATCCGCTGAACCAGTACGTCTGGCAATTGCCGGATGGCACCCAATGTCTGGATTGTGACAGCATCTGGTATGCCCCATCCGTGGACGGGCCGGTTTTCCTCCAGGTCACCAATCCGAATGATTGCGTGACAAGGGATAGTGTTTTGGTTTATTTTGGTAAGGATTCCATTCCGCTGTTCAGCATTCAGGGTGATACGGTTATTTGTCCGGATGAAATCACACAGTTGACCTTGTCCAGGGTTTACCCGGATCATCACATCCAATGGGATAGCCTTGCCGCTGGGCTTAATTGTTATGTCGATTGTTTCAATCCGGTTCTTGCACCGGCAGTAAGTAATTGGTATTCGGTGCAGGTCACTTCAGATTTCGGATGTACAGCTAAAGATAGCATTCACGTAACTGTTTTACCCAGAACGTCCGGAATCCTGGGGCCGGATTTGCAGATATGCCAGGGTGACACGGTCACTCTTCATGTGCTGAAAGGACAGTCACCGTACTGGCATATCAGCGATCAGTTATCCTGTTCCTATTGTTACGATCCCGTTGCCATGCCGGACAGTACCCGCACTTACATTGCCGGTATCACGGACAGCCTGGGATGCAATGCATTGGATACCATTGTCGTTCAGGTTTTACGGCTTGACGCCCTGGAGGTAACTCCGGACACGGTGATATGTAAAGGGGCGCAAGTGACCCTGGCTGGCACCGGACCATTTCCAGTGATCTGGATACCCGGGCCTGATGTGGTGGGGCAGGGGAATGGCACCCTTACCGTAGCACCGGTGCAAAATAGCTTTTATCACTACAGCATATCTACCGGATCCTGTACCTTGTCGGATTCCGTCCAGGTTCAGGTAGCAGACCGGGTTCCTATTTCGCTGGAAGGAGATACCGTGTGTGCCGGTGACACCGCTGTAGTCCATATAATTGGCAATACAGACAACATCGTCTGGCCGGGTTTTGTGCATGATCTTGGTGACGGCTATGGTTGGTTTGTAGCCACGCACGATACGGACATACCGGTGACCGGTCAGGTGACGGGATGTCTTGACTCCACGGTGCTTGCTCAGGTGCTGGTCAATGATTTGCCTGATCCCGGATATCCGGAGGCGGTTCTGTGGTTGCAGGATGCGGTTCCTTTACCTCCGTTGGTTGTTGAGCCCTACTGGAGTTATCAATGGAGCCCACCGGAAGGCTTGTCTTGTCTCGACTGTGCATCTCCTTTGGCCAATCCTGGGGGAGAACGTATCTATACGGTAACAGTTACCGATAATCTCAACGGGTGTGTGAATACCATAAATATCCGGGTCGGTGAAGTGACATCCTGCGGCGAGAACCTGGTCGATGTGCCTAATGCGTTTTCTCCCAATGGAGATGGTAATAACGATGTGTTGTATTTGTACACGGAATTACCGACCATCAATTCATTTGAGATTTTTAATCGTTGGGGAAGTCGTCTTTTTGCTACTGCTGATAAATTTACAGGTTGGGACGGAAGATTGGGTGGCAATCTGCAGCCTTCCGGTGTTTATGCTTTCCGGGTAACGTACTTTTGTCCTGCTTTACAACGAGAGGTAACGGTGGTTGGCGATGTGACCCTGATCCGGTAG